CGACCGCAAGTCGGAAATCTTCGACGAAGACATCATCGCGATCGTCACGGAAGAATCCGCCGAGGCGCAGGAAAAAGAGCACTACAAGTTCCTCTCGCTGTCGCAACATTCGGAAACCGGCGAGCAGCCGCATGCGAAGATCGTGTTCTCCGTGGAAGGCAAGGAAGTGACCGGCGAAGCGCGCGGCAACGGCCCGGTCGACGCCACGCTGAACGCGATCGAAACGGAAGTGGGCAGCGGTTCGGAATTGCTGCTGTACTCGGTGAACGCGATCACCACCGGCACCCAGGCGCAAGGCGAAGTGACCGTGCGTTTGTCGAAGAGCGGGCGCATCGTCAACGGCGTGGGCACCGATCCGGATATCGTCGCGGCTTCCGCGAAGGCGTATATCTCCGCGCTCAACAAGCTGTATTCGAACGTGAACAAGTTGAATCCGCAACGTTCGGAGTGAGCGAGGCAAAGGCAGCGCGCAGACGGCGCGGCTGCCTGTCCGTCACAGGAGTCGCAAAAGCCCCGTGTCTTGAATGGCATGGGGCTTTTGCATTGAGGCGTCACTCTGTCGCCGTGCGCCGCATCGACCAGCCGCGTGATGCGCGCGCCTGTGCCTGAACCTGATGCCGCACTTCGACGGCAATGCCGCGGCCCGGCGCGTCCGCCACGAACGTATCGAGCAGGTCGCGCACGTCGTGGTCGACGAAATCGGCGCGCGTCGCATCGACGATCAGGGTGGCGCCGTCGGGAATCTGCTGCAGGTAGTGCTTGAGCGGCACTTTGCCGAGAAACGACACGTCCTTGCGAAACGACAGCAGATAGTGATCGCCGTGTTGCGCGAGCACGATCGGGCTACGCAGATTCGCATACAGCGCGAGCAGCACGCTGCACAGAGTGCCGAGCACGATGCCGATCAGCAGATCGGTGGCGAGCACGCCGACCAGGGTGACGATAAACGGTGCGAACGGCGCGAAGCCCTGTTTCGCCACGGCGACGAACAGCGACGGCTTGGCGAGCTTCAGCCCGGTGAAGATCAGGATCGCCGCGAGGCAGGCAAGCGGAATCAGGTTGATGACGCTGGTGAGCGCGAACACGCTGACGAGCAGCAGCACGCCGTGAATGATCGCCGAGAGCCGGCTCTGCGCACCCGCATGTACATTGGCCGAGCTGCGCACGATCACCGACGTGATGGGCAGTCCGCCGATCGCACCGGCAATCAGATTGCCCACGCCTTGTGCCTTCAGTTCGCGATCCGGCGGCGCGGCGCGTCGTTCGGGATCGATCTGCTCGACCGCTTCGAGGCTCAGCAGTGTTTCAAGGCTTGCGACGATCGCCAGCGTGATGGCCACGCGCCAGACATCCGGATTGACGAGTTGTGCGAAGTGCGGCCCGAAGTCAGCCCACTCGAGCGCGAGTTGCAACGCGGCGAACGATTCGAGCGGCGGCAGGGCGACCCGATGTTCTGCGGGTGGCGCGAGCGACGGCGCCAGTACGCTGAGCAGCAACGTCGCGCCGATCCCGAGCAGGACGACCGCAAGCGGTGCCGGTACGCGACGCACCAGCACGAAGCGGCGTAGTGCACGCGTTTCCCAACCGACCAGAATCGCCAGCGACAGCAACGTGATCACGCAGGCCGCCAGCGAAATC
This genomic stretch from Paraburkholderia dioscoreae harbors:
- a CDS encoding SulP family inorganic anion transporter, encoding MNLRAFFSTFQRDLLAGTVVFLVALPLCLGIANASGVEPFAGLVSGIVGGLVVAVLSGSRLSVSGPAAGLVVIVIDGIAQLGSFSAFLLAVLLSGAIQFGFGMLKAGRFAAYVPSPVIKGMLAAIGVLLIVKQFPLALGLSGTDAAAAAQSVAHAAGSISTPFGSISLAACVITLLSLAILVGWETRALRRFVLVRRVPAPLAVVLLGIGATLLLSVLAPSLAPPAEHRVALPPLESFAALQLALEWADFGPHFAQLVNPDVWRVAITLAIVASLETLLSLEAVEQIDPERRAAPPDRELKAQGVGNLIAGAIGGLPITSVIVRSSANVHAGAQSRLSAIIHGVLLLVSVFALTSVINLIPLACLAAILIFTGLKLAKPSLFVAVAKQGFAPFAPFIVTLVGVLATDLLIGIVLGTLCSVLLALYANLRSPIVLAQHGDHYLLSFRKDVSFLGKVPLKHYLQQIPDGATLIVDATRADFVDHDVRDLLDTFVADAPGRGIAVEVRHQVQAQARASRGWSMRRTATE